The window gcatgttgtGAGGGGCAGTTCTTTCAGAGGGGTGACTTCAGCTTCTGAATGTGAAGCTCTCTTTGGTTCCTCACAACAAACTCATTGTGACAAACAGCCATTCCTGctgtgttgctatggcaaccagTGACACGAAACAGTCAATATCAGCTGAGAGTGCAGGTGGAGACGCGCCGTCCATCCCATAGTGTGAGCAGACCCCGTTCCCACCATGACAGCAGCGGTGAGACTCTGGAACCTTCCGTCCTGTCTTGCTCTTCATCATGAaaccttcctgtctgtcctctctgtcctctctgtcccatctgtcctgcttttcctgtttgtcccgtctgtcctctctgtcccgtctgtccTGCCGGTCCTGCCTAtgctctctgtcctgtctgtcctgcatGTCCCATCTGTTccgtctgtcctgtctgtcccatCTGTCCTGCTTTTCCTGTTTGTCCCGTCTGTACTCTCTGTTCCTTCTGTCCTGCCTGTCATGTCTGTCCCGACTGTCccacctgtcctgtctgtcccgCCTGTCCtatctgtcctgtctgtcctgcatGTCCCATCTGTTCCATCTGTCCTGCCGGTCCTGTTTGTCCTGCCTGTCCTATCTATCctttctctcctgtctgtcccGCATGTCCCATCAGTTCCATCTGTCCTGCCGGTCCTGTTTGTCCTGCCTGTCCTATCTATCCTTTCTGTCTTGTCTGTCCCGCCTGTCCCACCTGTCTTGTCTGTCCCGCCTGTCCTATCTGTCCTTTCTGTCTTGTCTGTCCCGCCTGTCCCACCTGTCttgtctgtcctgcctgtcctATCTGTCCTatctctcctgtctgtcccGCATGTCCCATCAGTTCCATCTGTCCTGCCGGTCCTGTTTGTCCTGCCTGTCCTATCTATCCTTTCTGTCTTGTCTGTCCCGCCTGTCCCACCTGTCTTGTCTGTCCCGCCTGTCCTATCTGTCCTTTCTGTCTTGTCTGTCCCGCCTGTCCNNNNNNNNNNNNNNNNNNNNNNNNNNNNNNNNNNNNNNNNNNNNNNNNNNNNNNNNNNNNNNNNNNNNNNNNNNNNNNNNNNNNNNNNNNNNNNNNNNNNCAGTCCCTCAGTCCCTCAGCAGGCCTCAGTCCCTCAGGGCCCTCAGTCCCTCAGCAGGCCCTCAGTCCCTGGCCCTCAGCGGCCCTC is drawn from Takifugu flavidus isolate HTHZ2018 chromosome 17, ASM371156v2, whole genome shotgun sequence and contains these coding sequences:
- the LOC130514269 gene encoding paraneoplastic antigen Ma6E-like produces the protein MELMGHAGQTGEIGQIGQAGQTRQVGQAGQTRQKGQIGQAGQTRQAGQKEQRVQTGQTGKAGQMGQTGQTEQMGHAGQTGQRA